One window of Gloeothece citriformis PCC 7424 genomic DNA carries:
- a CDS encoding heme-binding protein gives MKLHHILLSLGILTIAGLALAVGVYQANSAPLPEGFPPPTPGGKIEIKHYPAYRAATYHYQGELSEAANRAFYPLYQHISSNDISMTAPVETRYPQSTLLSPNRQGEASISFLYRSSDIYPKEIANNIEIEDIQPMMVVSIGLNGAYSYSSYEENLARLMDWLSLHPEYQIVGQPRRFFYDGPYVPDALKRSEIQIPIKLQ, from the coding sequence ATGAAACTGCATCATATTTTATTATCTCTTGGGATATTGACAATTGCCGGTCTAGCACTCGCTGTGGGAGTGTATCAAGCAAATAGTGCCCCTCTACCCGAAGGGTTTCCACCACCCACTCCAGGGGGAAAAATAGAGATTAAACACTATCCCGCCTATCGTGCAGCGACTTATCATTATCAAGGAGAATTATCTGAGGCCGCAAATCGAGCATTTTATCCTCTATACCAGCATATCAGTTCTAATGACATTTCTATGACTGCGCCAGTGGAAACTCGTTATCCCCAAAGCACTCTTTTATCCCCCAACCGACAAGGGGAAGCATCGATTTCATTTTTGTACCGTAGCAGTGATATTTATCCCAAGGAAATTGCTAATAATATTGAGATAGAAGATATACAACCGATGATGGTTGTTAGTATCGGGTTGAATGGTGCTTATAGTTATTCGAGTTATGAAGAAAATTTAGCTCGATTGATGGATTGGCTATCGTTACATCCAGAATATCAAATTGTGGGACAACCGAGACGATTTTTTTATGATGGGCCTTATGTTCCTGATGCTTTAAAACGGAGTGAAATTCAAATTCCCATTAAATTACAGTAA
- a CDS encoding DNA-3-methyladenine glycosylase family protein — MNDQQALSYLQEADSILGEIIVQIGECKLGKTPSNSSLLEALAWAIISQQISTKVANKIYQRFLNFYNDATPLTAKNLLNTPEEDLRSLGISRNKIRYLKNLAKAVEDNLPPLYQLELMEDWEIIHLLTQIKGVGIWTAQMLLIFRLNRLDILPSADLGIRTAIKNLYQLPELPSPEIVEAIGYKWKPYRTIASWYLWRSLSDSIDTIQL; from the coding sequence ATGAACGACCAACAAGCTTTATCCTATCTTCAAGAAGCAGATTCAATTCTGGGGGAAATTATTGTTCAAATAGGAGAGTGTAAACTCGGCAAAACTCCCTCAAATTCCAGTTTATTAGAAGCCTTAGCTTGGGCGATTATTTCTCAACAAATATCCACGAAAGTGGCGAATAAAATTTATCAAAGATTTTTGAATTTTTACAATGACGCAACTCCCTTAACGGCCAAAAACCTCTTAAATACCCCAGAGGAAGACTTACGAAGTCTAGGAATTTCTCGTAATAAAATCCGCTATTTAAAAAATTTAGCGAAAGCTGTTGAAGATAATTTACCGCCTTTATACCAGTTAGAATTAATGGAAGATTGGGAAATTATTCACCTCCTCACTCAAATTAAAGGGGTAGGAATTTGGACAGCACAAATGTTATTAATCTTTCGTCTCAACCGATTAGATATTCTCCCTTCAGCCGATTTAGGCATCCGCACAGCTATTAAGAATCTTTATCAATTACCCGAGTTACCCTCTCCAGAAATTGTAGAGGCCATTGGATATAAATGGAAACCTTACCGCACTATTGCATCATGGTATTTATGGCGCAGTTTATCAGATTCGATTGACACTATTCAATTATAA
- a CDS encoding S8 family peptidase — protein MKKFLLVSLFILGVGFALLNFKGLANKGDYESIVINFREDIPTAVVSEQLETIASQYNKTASLNSIFSVNENVYTLTGDKTLLKALRHSPLKRYVEYVEPNYIYSTLEVPNDPDYSKQWNFRSINVERAWEETKGEGITVAVIDTGVSRVPDLQQTEFVEGYDFVNDRTDASDDNGHGTHVAGTIAQSTNNNYGVAGIAYQAKIMPLKVLSAGGGGNIADIADAIRFAADNGADVINMSLGGGGESQLMKDAIDYAYSKGVVIVAAAGNENRNSSSYPGRYPKVISVAAIDPAGKKSPYSNFGAGVDISAPGGSGDGQIIQETIDPNTGGSVFMGLQGTSMAAPHVAGVAALIKASGVSEPEEVAKILKQSARKIQEDPFNHFGAGHLDAAASVQLALKGQITFRDFFRWLRDSGYLNPRFWIDGGAVALLPKIAMVLGSYLLAWFLRNYLPFSFPLNFGLIFGSSGLFFLQGLYVFDLPQWPFRVMGSSLPELGNIVQGSPLLNPILASVLIPFVLIALLLGHSKLKWFAIGTCLGVASCLAVSAAIDPGLQWITSVEIARTFLGINALLCFGLGALACRGDLKLS, from the coding sequence ATGAAAAAGTTTTTGTTAGTGAGTTTATTTATTTTGGGGGTAGGGTTCGCCCTACTTAATTTTAAAGGTCTGGCCAATAAGGGAGACTATGAGTCTATTGTGATCAACTTTCGAGAAGATATTCCTACGGCAGTTGTCAGTGAGCAATTAGAGACGATCGCTTCTCAATATAATAAAACAGCGAGTCTCAATAGTATCTTTTCAGTCAATGAAAATGTTTACACTTTAACGGGAGATAAAACCTTACTCAAAGCGTTACGTCATTCTCCTTTAAAACGCTATGTAGAGTATGTCGAGCCTAATTATATTTATAGTACCCTAGAAGTTCCCAACGATCCAGACTACAGCAAACAGTGGAACTTTCGCAGTATTAATGTAGAGAGGGCCTGGGAAGAAACCAAAGGAGAAGGTATTACCGTTGCGGTCATTGATACGGGGGTAAGTCGTGTCCCGGACTTACAACAAACAGAATTTGTCGAAGGATATGATTTTGTTAACGATCGCACTGATGCTTCTGATGATAACGGTCATGGGACTCATGTGGCCGGAACGATCGCCCAGTCTACCAATAATAATTATGGGGTAGCGGGGATTGCTTATCAAGCCAAAATTATGCCCTTAAAGGTCTTATCTGCTGGTGGTGGCGGTAATATTGCTGATATTGCTGACGCGATTCGTTTTGCTGCCGATAACGGCGCAGATGTGATTAATATGAGTTTAGGAGGTGGAGGAGAAAGTCAGTTAATGAAGGATGCGATCGACTATGCCTATAGTAAAGGTGTGGTTATTGTGGCGGCGGCAGGAAATGAAAATCGAAATTCTTCCTCTTATCCGGGTCGTTATCCTAAAGTGATTAGTGTAGCAGCGATCGATCCAGCCGGCAAAAAATCCCCTTATTCTAATTTTGGCGCAGGGGTTGATATTTCTGCTCCTGGAGGGTCTGGCGACGGTCAAATTATCCAAGAAACCATTGATCCTAATACGGGTGGATCAGTGTTTATGGGGTTACAAGGAACGAGTATGGCCGCCCCTCACGTGGCCGGGGTAGCGGCGTTAATTAAAGCGTCTGGGGTATCGGAACCGGAAGAAGTGGCCAAAATTCTCAAACAGTCGGCCCGAAAAATACAGGAAGATCCTTTTAACCATTTTGGGGCGGGACATTTAGATGCTGCTGCTTCGGTACAATTAGCACTTAAAGGTCAAATTACGTTCCGGGACTTTTTCCGATGGTTACGGGATAGTGGGTATCTTAACCCCCGTTTTTGGATCGATGGCGGTGCAGTCGCTTTATTACCTAAAATTGCAATGGTTTTAGGGTCTTATTTATTGGCCTGGTTTTTACGGAACTATTTACCCTTTAGTTTCCCTCTCAATTTTGGCTTAATTTTTGGCAGTTCTGGGTTATTTTTCTTACAAGGATTGTATGTTTTTGATCTGCCTCAATGGCCTTTCCGAGTCATGGGAAGTTCTCTCCCTGAGTTAGGCAATATTGTTCAAGGCAGTCCTTTATTAAATCCCATTTTGGCCAGTGTATTAATTCCTTTTGTTTTAATTGCTTTGTTGTTAGGCCATTCTAAGTTGAAATGGTTTGCGATCGGAACTTGTTTAGGGGTAGCGTCTTGTTTGGCGGTTAGTGCGGCGATCGATCCTGGGTTACAGTGGATCACATCCGTAGAAATTGCCCGAACATTTTTAGGAATTAATGCTTTATTGTGTTTTGGGTTAGGGGCGTTAGCTTGTCGAGGGGATTTAAAATTATCATGA
- a CDS encoding collagen-like protein, giving the protein MGGCGSFCTAEKCNDLQRQINALEIKIDECCRSGREGPPGPPGEKGDKGDKGDKGDPGEKGDKGDKGDKGDPGEKGDKGDKGDKGDPGEKGDKGDKGDKGDPGEKGDKGDKGDKGDPGERGRDGLTIVGPEGPPGPPGQPGVTGKTGEPGPPGEKGDKGDPGKDADSSLVSGVLGDLGIISDLEDLKRQLGGGGMSLDDLDAKLDEILDKLNGCCSTTEMISATTTDIKSETGNIQNGIGDLQRRSEVLGVRFDDFGYQLGAIFDFNFPPSPDPIELGDCREVLDADGNRQKVFVPGAFVGTYKNEKELMVIAVRHLDRLFKHICESSTATQAQDDRLWKLLGGDSLFEYDGTNIVEQTLDVESLIKAKVSQLTTDNEEQDRAKGNVVIKHLPDYLEALTSVEYWRGGHNEYPLKLPEDLTLSLSEVKNKLEIEPTSEWKWSDLTEAQEEILSIELETDLDWEVWRQKNDYDTYGKFPYEIKIEKNTLLKQDIDIREIKEGNDPPRYRYETSFVDAAEDDNIEISSLSDGLAEIMGFIIAEATNNKLLKELNSRQMFEVASLRQMLTSLYSKFESLQAYLGYKVTEQQDEYWLSFNPSPRQVNENDDQILELLNFLKPSRVFYTKELFGGKRNEALDAKINECLTASAIIKARYSESFSVFSQFVDFEGQLKEKFANSKDLISKIINKDGLTNDDPDRPDKTEFDDFIEEVEKGFSQQIGDIDQDGNPREPYGRGYGERPRIQRFKGSP; this is encoded by the coding sequence ATGGGTGGATGCGGAAGTTTTTGTACTGCTGAAAAATGTAACGATTTACAAAGACAGATCAATGCTCTTGAGATAAAAATTGATGAATGCTGTCGTTCCGGCAGAGAAGGTCCACCGGGCCCGCCAGGTGAAAAGGGAGACAAGGGCGATAAAGGGGATAAAGGTGATCCAGGTGAAAAGGGAGATAAGGGCGATAAAGGGGATAAAGGTGATCCAGGTGAAAAGGGAGATAAGGGCGATAAAGGGGATAAAGGTGATCCAGGTGAAAAGGGAGATAAGGGCGATAAAGGGGATAAAGGTGATCCAGGTGAAAAGGGAGATAAGGGCGATAAGGGGGATAAAGGTGATCCAGGTGAACGGGGACGAGACGGGCTAACGATTGTCGGCCCAGAGGGGCCGCCGGGACCACCAGGACAGCCCGGCGTGACGGGAAAAACTGGAGAGCCTGGCCCACCTGGGGAAAAAGGCGACAAAGGCGATCCAGGAAAAGACGCTGACTCCTCCTTGGTTAGCGGGGTTTTGGGCGACTTAGGGATAATCTCAGACTTGGAAGATTTAAAACGACAATTAGGAGGAGGGGGAATGAGCCTGGATGACTTGGATGCAAAACTTGACGAAATTCTCGATAAATTAAACGGATGTTGTTCGACAACCGAGATGATATCGGCGACAACAACTGATATTAAATCCGAGACTGGGAATATCCAAAATGGGATAGGAGATCTCCAGCGACGGTCAGAAGTTTTAGGAGTTCGGTTTGACGATTTTGGCTATCAATTAGGGGCGATCTTTGATTTTAATTTCCCCCCTAGTCCTGACCCCATAGAGTTAGGAGATTGTAGAGAAGTTTTAGATGCTGATGGCAACAGACAAAAAGTATTCGTTCCCGGAGCTTTCGTCGGAACTTATAAAAATGAAAAAGAGCTAATGGTGATAGCTGTTCGGCATTTGGATAGACTTTTTAAACATATTTGCGAGTCGTCAACTGCTACTCAAGCTCAGGATGATCGGCTGTGGAAGTTGTTAGGAGGAGATTCTCTATTTGAATATGATGGGACAAATATCGTTGAGCAGACGCTTGACGTTGAAAGTTTAATTAAAGCAAAAGTTAGCCAGTTGACAACTGATAATGAGGAGCAAGATAGAGCCAAGGGCAATGTCGTTATTAAACATTTGCCAGATTATTTAGAAGCTTTAACATCTGTTGAGTATTGGCGTGGGGGACATAATGAGTATCCGTTAAAGCTACCAGAAGACCTAACTTTATCTCTTTCGGAAGTAAAAAACAAACTAGAAATTGAGCCGACATCTGAGTGGAAGTGGTCAGATCTTACTGAAGCTCAAGAAGAAATTTTATCTATAGAATTAGAAACAGATTTAGATTGGGAAGTTTGGAGACAAAAAAATGATTACGATACTTATGGAAAATTTCCTTATGAAATAAAAATAGAAAAAAACACATTACTTAAGCAAGACATTGATATTAGAGAAATAAAAGAAGGAAATGATCCACCAAGATATAGGTATGAGACAAGTTTTGTTGATGCTGCTGAAGATGACAACATTGAAATCTCTAGCTTAAGTGATGGCTTGGCTGAAATTATGGGATTTATAATCGCAGAAGCAACAAATAATAAATTACTTAAAGAGCTAAACTCTAGACAAATGTTTGAAGTTGCTTCTTTAAGACAAATGTTAACTTCTCTATATTCTAAATTTGAAAGCTTACAAGCTTATTTAGGGTACAAAGTAACAGAACAGCAAGATGAGTATTGGCTTTCTTTTAATCCTTCTCCTAGACAAGTTAACGAAAATGATGACCAGATTTTAGAATTATTAAACTTTTTGAAACCATCAAGGGTCTTTTATACTAAAGAACTTTTTGGGGGGAAAAGAAACGAAGCACTAGATGCAAAGATAAATGAGTGTTTAACGGCTTCTGCTATTATAAAAGCTCGTTATAGCGAATCCTTTTCTGTTTTTAGTCAGTTTGTGGATTTTGAAGGTCAACTAAAAGAAAAATTTGCCAATTCAAAAGATTTAATTAGTAAAATAATTAATAAAGATGGTTTAACAAACGATGATCCAGATAGACCTGATAAAACAGAATTTGATGATTTCATAGAAGAAGTTGAAAAAGGCTTTAGTCAACAAATAGGAGACATAGATCAAGACGGGAATCCCCGAGAGCCTTATGGACGAGGCTACGGCGAAAGACCAAGAATACAAAGATTTAAAGGATCACCTTAA
- a CDS encoding AAA family ATPase translates to MFTKITLRNYRTHKLTTIELQPVTLLIGNNNSGKSNLLAGIQHFSDLVKRGDPEREEGDRVVSYEDFFPHQYRFAAHDDPMSIEVESNQNQVHIKYRMELYREGLNVGCRERISVDLKAESKKEIFESGYDKNSNVIALQNNLKNSSIKNQIFTIICQRFFKRFVEVFSYHFQSSFLKEKITKNKNFLPQENLVNSIPKVLGYEGENFQRLIVYIKEKTPNIFSQFIALMRRFERSFIGVRYDPHYKQLLWEFEANKNNTDDSVFAFVPDVVSDGFMKAAAIGLLVCLPFPPALILIEEIENGINPGNIQELMRWIWQATSSTQFILTSHSPSVLREFHNHLNAVYTVRLNKRTYQSDVRNLNDALDVLIGIGTLEGEIIEDKETGKRLIEIPQYKLAELWYSGVIG, encoded by the coding sequence ATGTTTACAAAAATTACTCTCAGAAATTACCGCACTCATAAATTAACCACGATTGAACTGCAACCGGTAACGTTATTGATCGGGAATAATAATTCCGGTAAGTCTAATTTATTGGCAGGAATTCAACATTTTTCTGATTTGGTAAAACGAGGCGATCCTGAGCGAGAAGAAGGCGATCGGGTTGTTTCTTATGAAGACTTTTTTCCTCATCAATATAGATTTGCTGCTCATGATGACCCTATGTCAATTGAGGTTGAATCAAACCAGAATCAAGTCCACATTAAATATAGAATGGAATTATATCGAGAAGGGTTAAATGTTGGTTGCCGAGAAAGGATATCTGTTGACCTAAAGGCAGAGTCAAAAAAAGAAATTTTTGAAAGTGGATATGATAAAAATTCTAATGTTATCGCCCTACAAAATAACCTTAAAAACAGTAGTATTAAAAATCAAATTTTTACGATAATTTGTCAAAGATTTTTCAAAAGATTTGTTGAAGTATTCAGCTATCATTTTCAATCTTCTTTTTTAAAGGAAAAAATAACTAAAAATAAAAATTTTTTACCACAGGAAAACTTAGTTAATTCAATTCCTAAAGTATTAGGATATGAAGGAGAAAATTTTCAGAGGTTAATAGTTTACATAAAAGAGAAGACCCCAAATATTTTTTCTCAATTTATTGCTTTAATGAGACGTTTTGAAAGGAGTTTTATAGGTGTCCGTTATGACCCTCATTACAAGCAATTATTATGGGAATTTGAGGCCAATAAAAATAATACTGATGACTCAGTTTTTGCCTTTGTTCCTGATGTGGTTTCAGATGGATTTATGAAAGCTGCCGCTATTGGTTTACTTGTTTGTTTACCATTCCCACCAGCTTTAATTTTAATCGAAGAAATCGAAAACGGTATTAACCCTGGAAATATTCAAGAATTAATGAGATGGATTTGGCAAGCTACATCTTCTACACAATTTATTTTAACATCTCATAGTCCCTCGGTTCTCAGAGAATTTCATAATCATCTTAATGCAGTCTATACAGTACGTTTAAATAAACGAACTTATCAAAGTGACGTAAGAAATCTTAATGATGCTCTCGATGTTTTAATAGGAATAGGAACTCTAGAAGGGGAAATTATAGAAGATAAAGAAACCGGCAAACGTTTAATAGAAATTCCTCAATATAAGTTAGCCGAACTTTGGTATTCAGGAGTAATTGGATAG
- a CDS encoding glycoside hydrolase family 19 protein: MRKITANKNTIAIKENDKNNTLIVNKGKFYPIELTLDRGDYWLITLGYQAGEWMFLKSDIDFDLNQLISLDQATEIYGRKPTDRQIKDLNECLDRFEINTFPRMTHFLSQTAHESGGLKWMKELASGTAYNGRRDLGNIYSGDGPRFKGAGVIQLTGRANYQAFANFIKDSRVMEGVNYVSVAYPFTSAGFWWHNNKMNALCDRRATVEEVTRRVNGGYNGLADRKKYYARAVEVLKS; the protein is encoded by the coding sequence ATGCGAAAAATTACAGCAAACAAAAATACTATAGCAATTAAAGAAAATGACAAAAATAACACTTTAATTGTTAACAAAGGAAAATTTTATCCTATTGAATTAACGTTAGATCGTGGAGATTATTGGTTGATCACTTTAGGATATCAAGCCGGAGAATGGATGTTTTTAAAGTCTGACATTGATTTTGATTTGAATCAACTTATTAGTTTAGATCAAGCTACTGAAATCTACGGACGTAAACCAACGGATCGGCAGATTAAGGATCTTAATGAATGTTTGGATAGATTTGAGATTAATACTTTTCCCAGGATGACGCATTTTTTAAGTCAAACAGCGCATGAGTCCGGCGGGCTTAAATGGATGAAGGAGTTAGCCAGTGGAACGGCTTACAACGGCAGGCGAGACTTAGGAAATATTTACTCCGGTGACGGACCAAGATTTAAAGGGGCTGGAGTAATCCAACTGACCGGAAGGGCAAATTATCAAGCGTTTGCTAATTTCATCAAAGATTCAAGGGTAATGGAAGGGGTTAATTATGTGAGTGTTGCCTATCCCTTTACCAGTGCCGGTTTTTGGTGGCATAACAACAAGATGAACGCGCTTTGTGATCGACGGGCTACTGTTGAGGAAGTAACCCGCAGAGTCAATGGTGGCTATAACGGATTAGCTGATCGTAAAAAGTATTATGCTCGTGCTGTTGAGGTTTTAAAAAGCTGA